Part of the Jatrophihabitans sp. GAS493 genome, GGAGCAGGATCGGGACGGCGAAGTAGATGCACATCAAGGTCTGGAAGTAGCCGGCCGAGTGAAACAGCGGCGACGAGGTGAGGTACACGTCGCTGCGGCTCATCGACGTCTCGAGCAGTTGGACGATGCAGACCGAGTGGGTCATCCGGTAGGAGGTCTGCACGCCCTTCGGCATCCCGGTCGTCCCGCTGGTGAAGGCCAGAATCGCGATGTCCTCAGCTCCCGCCTGCTTGGGTGCGGGCTCGGCGTCCGGACGGCCGAGGAGCAGATCCTCGTAGAACCCGGCCTCCTCGGTCTTGCGGTCGAGACAGACGACGTGCTCGAGCGAGGCGTGCTGGTCCTGGATGCCGGCCAGCAGTTCGGTGTAGCGCCCCGAGTGGAAGAGCACCTTCGGCTCACCGCGGGAGAGCAGCACGTCGGCCTCCCGCCGGCTGAGCCGGAAATTCAGCGGCATGAAGGTGGCGCCGAGCTTCAGGGTCGCCAGCAGCACCTCGACGTGACGCAGGCCGTCGGTCGCCATCGTCGCCACCCGGTCGCCGGGCCCGATACCCTGCTCGCGCAGCAGGTCGACGAGCTGGTTCACCCGATGATTGAGCTGGTTGTAGGTCACCCGCCGGCCGTCGCCCAGGATCAGGGCCGTCGTGTCGCCGGCCCGCCGCGCCGCCAGGCGCAGCCAATCACCGGGCAGCACGTTGAACGAGGTGTAACTTCCATCGCCTTGGTAAGTCGTTATCGGTACCGATTGCACGTCAGAACTCCAATGAAAGTCGGTAAATCAGGGCTGGAGGCGAAGCTCCCGCTTGAGGATCTTGCCGCTGGCGTTGGTGGGCAGGGCGTCGACGAATCGGAATTCCGCCGGCACCTTGAACTTGGCCAGCCGGGCAACGCAGTGTTCGCGCAACTCGTCGGGCGTGACGACCACACCTTGGCGAACGGTAACGAAGGCCCGCACGATCTCCCCCCAGTGCTCGTCGGCGACGCCGATCACCGCGCTCTGCACCACCGCGGGGTGTTCGGCCAGCACGGTCTCGATCTCGCTCGGGTAGACGTTCTCACCACCGCGAATGATCATGTCCTTCTTGCGTCCGTGCAGATACAGGTAGCCGTTCTTGCCCACGTAGGCCATGTCACCGGCCCGGAACCAGCCGTCGCGGAAGGCCCGCGCCGTCTCCTCGGGCATGTCCAGGTAGCCGTCCATCAGCATGTCGCTGCGGGTGGCGATCTCGCCGACCTCGCCCACCGGGACGTCGTTCATGTCGTCATCCACCAGCCGGAACGCCACGCCGTGCGAGGGCTTGCCGATGGAACCGAGCAGCTCCGGCTCGCCGGCCATCGCCCGGCGATGGTCGGCCGCGGAGAGGACGGCCTGCAGGCCGGCCTCGGTGCCGGCGCCGAAGGCATTGATGAAGTCGCAGCCGAAGACGTCCATTGCCCGCCGCAGCAGGGTCGGTGACATGGGCGAGGCGCCATAGTAGATGCAGCGCAGGTTCCTCAGTTGCAGTCCGTCGACCTCTGGCCGCTGCAGCAGCATGCTGATCATGGTCGGCACCATGAACATCGCGGTGATCTCGTCCTTGACCAG contains:
- a CDS encoding class I adenylate-forming enzyme family protein; its protein translation is MTENLDAARGYLATPALASSLRITLGEALPLSAARDPDKPCFLFPDQSFLTFSEVNSRVNRLASALAARGVGKGDRLAVFALDSNCYIEVVLAALKLGAVYVPLNYRLTRPEVAVLIERAQPVALFYDSAYADLLAGFADTVESIRIYVAFDGNGDGDGDGEQSEYAQLLACGVDVEPPVVSSDTDTIGLAFTSGTTGLPKGVVQSQRMIKAMIAGHIADYDLRTDDLRYVAAPTFHISGVCALLASVWYGFTSLILPQFSPDDLLPILVKDEITAMFMVPTMISMLLQRPEVDGLQLRNLRCIYYGASPMSPTLLRRAMDVFGCDFINAFGAGTEAGLQAVLSAADHRRAMAGEPELLGSIGKPSHGVAFRLVDDDMNDVPVGEVGEIATRSDMLMDGYLDMPEETARAFRDGWFRAGDMAYVGKNGYLYLHGRKKDMIIRGGENVYPSEIETVLAEHPAVVQSAVIGVADEHWGEIVRAFVTVRQGVVVTPDELREHCVARLAKFKVPAEFRFVDALPTNASGKILKRELRLQP